A single genomic interval of Nonomuraea rubra harbors:
- a CDS encoding AraC family transcriptional regulator, giving the protein MDDPPVDRVGAQLHFTEGTVAYAGHFLHERRHPVHTHSFIEVVMVTGGEGVHVSLAGRRPLAVGDVILLRPGVWHGYEDCRRLDVYNCCFSSELLRHELAWAREDPLLDHLLWIGPYSLQRRGMLTARLGAAAVAECAEPLDALDRLRFRPPGPYRSEIIGRLIQFLACLARLVDGGGTGPAAGHRHPMVVRAMRLLEAEPTRPWTLAELAERLHLSRGYLVRRFKAETGLPPMAYLSRFRVERAAVLLLHSDQSITRIAEAVGWPDANHFARRFRAHYGMSASAYRAKFSRTAVRLNSLIAEEAG; this is encoded by the coding sequence ATGGACGACCCCCCAGTCGATCGTGTCGGCGCGCAGCTGCATTTCACCGAGGGCACGGTGGCCTACGCCGGGCACTTCCTGCACGAGCGGCGGCACCCGGTGCACACGCACAGCTTCATCGAGGTGGTCATGGTGACCGGCGGCGAGGGCGTGCACGTCTCGCTGGCCGGGCGCCGGCCCCTGGCCGTCGGCGACGTCATCCTGCTGCGGCCGGGCGTCTGGCACGGCTACGAGGACTGCCGGCGGCTCGACGTGTACAACTGCTGCTTCTCCAGCGAGCTGCTGCGGCACGAGCTGGCGTGGGCGCGCGAGGATCCGCTGCTCGACCACCTGCTGTGGATCGGGCCCTACTCGCTGCAGCGCCGCGGGATGCTGACGGCCCGGCTGGGCGCGGCGGCCGTCGCCGAGTGCGCCGAGCCCCTGGACGCGCTGGACCGGTTGCGGTTCCGGCCGCCCGGCCCGTACCGGAGCGAGATCATCGGGCGGCTCATCCAGTTCCTCGCCTGCCTGGCCAGGCTCGTGGACGGCGGCGGGACGGGCCCGGCCGCCGGGCACCGCCATCCGATGGTGGTGCGCGCCATGCGGCTGCTGGAGGCGGAGCCGACGCGGCCGTGGACGCTCGCCGAGCTGGCCGAGCGGCTGCACCTGAGCCGCGGCTACCTGGTGCGCCGGTTCAAGGCGGAGACGGGGCTGCCGCCGATGGCGTACCTGTCGAGGTTCCGCGTCGAGCGGGCGGCGGTCCTGCTGCTGCACAGCGACCAGTCGATCACGCGGATCGCCGAGGCGGTCGGCTGGCCGGACGCCAACCACTTCGCCCGGCGTTTCCGGGCGCACTACGGGATGAGCGCGTCGGCGTACCGGGCGAAGTTCAGCCGCACCGCGGTGCGGCTGAACTCGCTGATCGCGGAGGAGGCCGGCTGA
- a CDS encoding helix-turn-helix transcriptional regulator has translation MCHPSWSRALAAAQHLNDLARLRRVRDRIDREYARPLDVEALARGVHLSAGHLSREFRRAYGESPYAYLMTRRIERAMALLRRADLTVTEVCFAVGCSSLGTFSTRFTELVGVPPTVYRREAARATAGLPSCVAKQVTRPIRRRAAQVAAPRLT, from the coding sequence ATGTGCCACCCCTCGTGGAGCCGCGCCCTGGCGGCGGCGCAGCACCTGAACGACCTCGCGCGGCTGCGGCGCGTACGGGACCGGATCGACCGGGAGTACGCCCGGCCGCTGGACGTCGAGGCGCTGGCCCGCGGCGTGCACCTGTCGGCCGGCCACCTCAGCCGCGAGTTCCGGCGCGCGTACGGCGAGTCGCCGTACGCGTATCTGATGACGCGCCGCATCGAACGCGCGATGGCGCTGCTGCGCCGGGCCGACCTCACCGTCACCGAGGTCTGCTTCGCGGTCGGCTGCTCGTCGCTGGGCACCTTCAGCACCCGCTTCACCGAGCTGGTCGGCGTGCCGCCCACCGTCTACCGGCGTGAGGCCGCCCGGGCGACCGCGGGCCTGCCGTCCTGCGTCGCCAAGCAGGTGACGAGGCCGATCAGGCGCCGGGCGGCGCAGGTCGCGGCCCCCCGGCTAACGTGA
- a CDS encoding VOC family protein produces MDITIHTTSLPHDDPDASLAFYRDALGFEVRSDVGRGKMRWITVGPAGQPGTSILLAPPAADPGVTDDERRVIAEMMAKGTFGWIMLATPDLQSTYQQVLAAGAEVVQEPTDQPYGVRDCAFRDPAGNLVRIQEAR; encoded by the coding sequence ATGGACATCACCATTCACACCACGTCCCTTCCGCACGACGACCCGGACGCCTCCCTGGCCTTCTACCGCGACGCCCTCGGCTTCGAGGTCCGCAGCGACGTCGGCCGCGGGAAGATGCGCTGGATCACGGTCGGCCCCGCCGGCCAGCCCGGCACGTCCATCCTGCTGGCGCCGCCCGCCGCCGATCCCGGCGTCACCGACGACGAGCGCCGCGTCATCGCCGAGATGATGGCCAAGGGCACCTTCGGCTGGATCATGCTGGCCACGCCGGACCTCCAGAGCACCTACCAGCAGGTCCTGGCCGCCGGCGCGGAGGTCGTGCAGGAGCCGACGGACCAGCCGTACGGGGTGCGCGACTGCGCCTTCCGCGACCCCGCGGGCAACCTGGTCCGCATCCAGGAGGCGCGCTGA
- a CDS encoding winged helix-turn-helix transcriptional regulator, translated as MKRTFTCGLDAAIAVMGGKWKGLILFALQDGPLRFGELRRAVPGISERVLISQLREMETTGLLHREVYHQVPPKVEYSLTAFGRSLNAAMAPLGEWGEEHLERIEGLPWDEVR; from the coding sequence ATGAAACGGACGTTCACGTGTGGGCTCGACGCCGCCATCGCCGTCATGGGAGGCAAGTGGAAGGGGCTGATCCTCTTCGCGCTGCAGGACGGCCCCCTGCGTTTCGGCGAGCTACGGCGCGCGGTCCCCGGCATCAGCGAGCGGGTGCTGATCTCTCAACTGCGCGAGATGGAGACCACCGGGCTGCTGCACCGCGAGGTGTACCACCAGGTCCCGCCGAAGGTGGAGTACTCGCTCACCGCCTTCGGCCGTTCGCTCAACGCGGCGATGGCGCCGCTGGGCGAGTGGGGCGAGGAGCACCTCGAACGCATCGAGGGCCTGCCCTGGGACGAGGTCAGGTGA
- a CDS encoding NAD(P)-dependent oxidoreductase, whose translation MTPVTVIGLGSMGTALAAAFAEAGHPTTVWNRTASRAAPLVAMGARHAPAVEDAVAAGPLIVTCLTTFDDTRLALEPAAARLRGRALVTLNSGSPAGARETAAWAGGLGARFLAGAVKNVPSAVGAPDTLLYYSGDRSVFEEFEATLKVLGGDTVHLGGESDLAALYEMAVGAMLLPALAGFFQGAAAVQARGLEVGSMVRFAGKWLDMIKSLLPVYAREIDAGDYTDAASSVNLFLAGAAHDLELTGETGVDTAWLAPLHDLVRRAAEAGHGDHSISALTEVLRAHR comes from the coding sequence ATGACACCTGTCACCGTGATCGGCCTGGGCTCGATGGGCACGGCACTGGCGGCCGCCTTCGCCGAGGCCGGCCACCCGACCACCGTCTGGAACAGGACCGCGAGCAGGGCCGCGCCCCTCGTCGCCATGGGCGCCAGGCATGCGCCGGCCGTCGAGGACGCGGTGGCGGCCGGCCCGCTGATCGTCACCTGCCTGACCACGTTCGACGACACCCGGCTGGCCCTGGAGCCGGCCGCCGCGCGGCTACGCGGACGGGCCCTGGTCACCCTCAACAGCGGTTCCCCGGCCGGAGCCCGCGAGACGGCCGCATGGGCCGGCGGCCTCGGCGCCCGGTTCCTGGCCGGAGCGGTCAAGAACGTGCCCTCGGCCGTGGGCGCGCCGGACACGCTGCTCTACTACAGCGGCGACAGGTCCGTCTTCGAGGAGTTCGAGGCGACGCTGAAGGTGCTGGGCGGCGACACCGTCCACCTCGGCGGCGAGAGCGACCTCGCGGCCCTGTACGAGATGGCGGTGGGCGCCATGCTGCTGCCCGCCCTGGCCGGATTCTTCCAGGGCGCCGCCGCCGTCCAGGCGCGCGGGCTGGAGGTCGGCTCGATGGTGCGGTTCGCCGGCAAGTGGCTGGACATGATCAAGTCCCTGCTGCCGGTCTACGCCCGGGAGATCGACGCCGGTGACTACACCGACGCCGCCTCCTCCGTGAACCTCTTCCTCGCCGGCGCGGCCCACGACCTGGAGCTGACCGGGGAGACGGGCGTCGACACGGCCTGGCTCGCCCCGCTGCACGACCTGGTGCGGCGGGCGGCCGAGGCGGGTCACGGTGACCACAGCATCTCGGCCCTCACCGAGGTGCTCAGGGCTCACCGATAG